The following proteins come from a genomic window of Lentimicrobiaceae bacterium:
- a CDS encoding aminoacyl-histidine dipeptidase — translation MTNDILTLQPDSLWFFFNEICKIPRPSKKEEKIAEYLITFGEKRNLFTVKDATGNIIIRKPATPGLEKKKSVILQSHIDMVCEKNDGTVHDFDRDPIQPYIDGEWVKAKGTTLGADDGIGIAAQLALLAATDIEHGPIECVFTVDEETGLTGAFGLDARNLNSKILLNLDSEDEGELFIGCAGGIDTVAKLPIKLAQVPSDVDTYIIKVSGLLGGHSGDDINKGRGNANKILARLLFEGTKRGLRLSDFDGGNLRNAIAREAQALVTLPKDKSLLFLSFVKNFENSIKTEYRITEPGLAISCLPTVPPSGIFDEITQQTLIHTLLACPHGVITMSADIPDFVETSTNLASVKCKNNHIEITTSQRSSVESAKMYVASMVESVFVLAGAVFTHSDGYPGWTPNPDSEILEITRTAYESLFKVTPKVLAIHAGLECGLIGEKIQGMDMVSYGPTIKGAHSPDESLHIPSVQRFWNLTLEILKRIPE, via the coding sequence AAAAAGGAAGAAAAAATTGCAGAATATCTCATTACATTTGGGGAAAAGAGAAATCTATTCACTGTAAAAGATGCAACGGGCAATATTATTATTCGCAAACCGGCAACTCCCGGGCTTGAAAAGAAAAAATCCGTTATTCTGCAAAGCCATATTGATATGGTGTGTGAAAAAAACGACGGTACTGTTCATGATTTTGACAGGGATCCCATTCAGCCCTATATTGATGGCGAATGGGTTAAAGCAAAAGGAACTACACTGGGTGCCGACGATGGCATAGGCATAGCCGCTCAGCTTGCATTGCTAGCAGCAACCGATATTGAGCACGGACCCATCGAATGTGTGTTTACTGTGGATGAAGAAACCGGACTTACAGGGGCTTTCGGGCTCGATGCCCGCAATTTGAACAGCAAAATACTGTTAAACCTCGATTCGGAAGACGAAGGTGAATTATTTATAGGCTGTGCCGGGGGAATTGACACCGTTGCTAAATTGCCAATTAAGTTGGCTCAGGTACCTTCGGATGTAGATACCTATATAATTAAGGTGTCGGGTTTATTGGGAGGACATTCTGGCGACGATATCAATAAAGGCAGGGGTAATGCTAATAAAATACTTGCCCGTCTGTTGTTTGAAGGAACGAAACGGGGATTGCGGTTAAGCGATTTCGATGGGGGAAATCTGAGAAATGCCATTGCCAGAGAAGCGCAGGCGCTGGTAACTTTGCCTAAAGATAAGTCCTTGCTTTTCCTTTCGTTTGTGAAAAATTTCGAAAATAGTATCAAAACTGAATACAGGATAACAGAACCGGGGCTTGCAATCAGTTGCCTTCCTACAGTACCTCCATCCGGTATTTTTGATGAAATTACGCAGCAAACGCTAATACATACATTACTTGCCTGCCCGCACGGCGTGATTACCATGTCGGCTGATATCCCTGATTTTGTGGAAACCTCTACAAATCTTGCCTCAGTAAAATGTAAGAATAATCATATAGAAATTACTACCAGTCAACGGAGTTCTGTGGAAAGTGCCAAAATGTATGTGGCATCCATGGTAGAGAGTGTTTTTGTATTGGCGGGCGCGGTGTTTACTCATTCCGATGGTTATCCCGGATGGACTCCGAACCCCGATAGCGAAATACTGGAAATAACACGTACTGCTTATGAATCATTATTTAAGGTAACCCCCAAAGTTTTAGCTATACATGCAGGACTTGAATGTGGTTTAATAGGGGAAAAAATTCAGGGGATGGATATGGTATCCTATGGACCTACTATCAAGGGAGCACATTCTCCCGACGAAAGTTTGCATATCCCCAGTGTACAGCGTTTCTGGAATCTAACCTTGGAAATATTAAAACGTATTCCTGAATAG